Within the Syntrophorhabdaceae bacterium genome, the region CGTTGTGGGAAGGAAACTGTACGTCTCGCCTCAACATCATTAAAGACGTGCCTCAGGGCAAGGCTATCTACGCCTTTGAAGCGACCGATATGGCCCGGGCAAAACAAGTCCTGGGGGGCACGGTGTGCATTCGTGGGAACGTTCCCCTCTCCATACTTGCCACGGGTACGCCCGAGGACGTAAGGGCATATTGCAAGAGATTGATAGATGTGGCCGGGAAAGACGGAGGATTTATTCTGGATGCCGCCGCAGCGCTCGATGATGCGAAGACAGAGAATGTAAGAGCAATGTTTGAGTTCACTAAGGAATACGGGGTCTATTGAACCCTGAAAAAGGGTCCTTAAGCCGCGCAAGGGGAGATGATCTTACGACCCGGCGGCAACGGCCCTTATATCCCGGGAGGTATAGAATGTCTTACGATGCAACCAAAATGGCAGACTGGCAGATTTCCGAAGCCGCCGAAAGCCAGATGAAATCCATATGGCAGCTCCAGGAGGAAATCGGCCTTACAAAAGATGAGATTATTCCCCACGGCAGGATTGGGAGGGTCAATTTTGCCGCGATCATGGAAAGGCTCAATAATAAACCTGACGGCAAATACATTGAAGTGACGGCCATTACGCCGACACCCCTTGGCGAGGGAAAGACGACCACGTCCATGGGGCTCATTGAGGGTCTCGGTAAAAGGGGAAAGAGCGTGGGAGGCGCCATACGGCAGCCTTCTGGCGGGCCCACGATGAACGTCAAGGGGAGTGCCGCAGGGGGCGGTAACGCCCAGGCCATACCGCTCACGGAGTTCTCACTCGGCTTGACCGGTGACATCAATAACATCATCAACGCCCATAATCTGGCCATGGTTGCCCTTACGTCGCGGATGCAGCATGAAAGGAATTACAACGACAAGGAACTTGCCATGCGAAAACTGCACCGTATCGGAATCGACGCCGGCAACGTCCAGATGGGGTGGGTCATGGACTTCTGCGCCCAGGCATTGCGCAGCATCGTCATCGGATTGGGCGGCAGGATGAATGGGTTTACCATGGAGTCCCGATTTGATATCGCGGTGAGTTCAGAGTTGATGGCCATTCTCTCTATCGCAAAGGATCTGAAAGACCTGCGCCAGAGGATCGGTAAGATAACGGTGGCGTACGACTACAAAGGAAGGCCTGTTACGACCGAGGACCTGGAAGTCGCCGGAGCCATGACCGCCTTCATGCGGGAGAGCATCAACCCGACGTTGCTTCAGACTATAGAAGGACAGCCGGTGCTCGTTCATGCAGGACCATTTGCCAATATAGCCATCGGTCAGTCATCGATTATCGCGGACCGCGTGGGACTTAAACTCTTCGATTACCATGTGACGGAAAGCGGGTTCGCTGCAGATATCGGTTTCGAGAAATTCTGGAACGTGAAGTGCAGGATCAGCGGGCTTACCCCGAACGTCTCGGTCATCACCGCCACCATCAGGGCATTGAAGATGCACGGCGGCGGCCCGAGGGTTGCGCCGGGCATACCGCTTGCGCCTGAATATACACAGGAGAACCTGGCCCTGCTGGAGAAGGGGGTCGCGAATCTTATCCATCACATCCGCACGGTAAAACTCTCCGGTATGACACCTGTCGTCTGTATCAACAGCTTTTCCACGGATACGAAAGAAGAGATTGCCCTCGTGCGCAGGTTCGCCGAGGCTGAAGGGGCGCGCGTAGCAGTATCGGAGCACTGGCTCAAAGGCGGTGACGGGGCCCTGGAGCTTGCTGATGCGGTTATCGATGCGTGTGAAGAAAAGACGGATTTCAAGTTCCTCTATCCTTTGGAGATGCCGCTTAAGGAGAGGGTCGATCTCATTGCCCAAAAGGTCTACGGGGCCGGCTCCGTGTTGTGGATCCCCGACGCAGAGGTCAAACTCAATCGCCTTCAGGCCGATCCTGATAAACGCGACTATTTCACCATGATGGTCAAGACTCATCTCAGTCTGTCTCATGACCCTGAACTCAAGGGGGTGCCCAAGGATTGGAGATTACCGGTCAGGGATATTCTCGTGTTCACGGGCGCAAAATTCCTCTGTCCGGTCACCGGCGCAATAAGCCTCATGCCCGGCACAGGCTCGGACCCCGCATTCAGACGGATAGACGTAAACACGGAAACGGGCAAGGTTACGGGGCTATTCTAAGCCCGCTCCTGCACAACCGCGTGAGTTTGTGTTAAGCTATAAAAAAACAAAAAAGGGGTGCTAATGTCGGCCAGAATAATAAGCGGAACAGAGATCGCTTCTCAAATAAGGGAAGAGATAAGAACGGAAACGATGCGTCTTAGAGAAGAACGGGGTATCACACCGGGTCTTGTGACGATTATCGTGGGCAAGAACCCGGCATCCGTAAGCTACGTCACGGGAAAACAGAAGACCGCCAAGGAACTCGGCTTCTATTCCGTGCAGGAGGACGTGCCGGAGGAGGCATCAGAGGCGACCCTCCTTGAACTCATTGCCGGATACAACGGCGATCCGAAGATCCACGGTATCCTCGTTCAGTTACCTCTGCCACGCCACATCAACGAAACGAGAGTGCTCTACGCCATCGATCCGGATAAAGACGTAGACGGCTTCCATCCGGTGAATGTAGGAAGGCTCATGATCGGTGACGCCAAGTTCTATCCCTGCACACCCTACGGGATACAGCAGATGCTCATACGAAGCGGCGTTACCATCGACGGTGCGGAGGTCGTTGTCGTAGGCAGAAGCAATCTTGTGGGGAAGCCCATTTCCATGATGCTTGTCCAGAAAGCGAGTGGTGCAAACGCCACGGTCACCATGTGCCATACGGGCACAAGAGATATAGCCGCGCACACAAGGCGGGCCGATATCCTGATCGTAGCGGCAGGCAGGCCGAAAGCCATCACCGCCGATATGGTAAAGCAGGGGGCGGTAGTTATCGATGTGGGGGTGAATCGGATCGGTATGACGCCGGAAGGAAAGGCCAAACTCTGCGGCGATGTGGATTTTGAGGCGGTGAAGGAAAAGGCATCGGTGATCACGCCCGTTCCGGGTGGCGTGGGACCCATGACCATAACCATGCTCATGCAGAACACGCTCAGGGCAGCTAAGTCGTAGAGCGATGAATGCTCCGTGTCTTAAGCGTTCAAGATTTTTTGAGGAGGTTACATGGAAACGCGAGTAGTAAGCGCTAAGGGTAAAGAGGTTATCATCTCCGATAATCTGCCCACCGTCCTTATCGGGGAGCGGATAAACCCGTTCGGCAAGGGTCCCATCAAACAGGGAATGGTAACGGGCGATATGGGGCCTATCGCCAAAATGGCGGTGGAACAGGTGCGCGACGGGGCTGATATCCTCATCATCAGCGTGGCCGCCTTCGGCGTGGATGAGGGCGTTATCCTCCCAAAAGCTGCCGCGGCGGTTATGGAGGTTGTGGATGTGCCCCTGTGCCTGGAGAGCAGAAATCCGGCGGCGCTCGAAGCTACTTTGAAGCTTGGATGCGGCAAGCCCATTATCAGTTCCGTAACCGGTGAAAAAGAACACCTCGATGCCCTCCTTCCGCTGGTAAAGAAATATGATACCTCGCTTGAAATCATAGCATCCGATGCAGCGGGCATACCGAATAACGCTGCGAAAAGGCTCGAAATCCTCACCTCCATTGTGGAGCAGGCAGGACAATTTGGCATCGGAGCGGACAGACTGATAGCCGACTGCATAGCAGAATCGAGCGCCGTAAACAGTGCCGCGGCGCTGCTCACGGTCGAGACCATGCACACGGTAAAGCGGGCGCTTTCGTTGAACCTCGTGCTCGGGGCAAGCAACGTCTCTTTCGGTTTGCCCGAAAGGCCGGTGATCAATGCCGTCTTTCTTTCACTCGCAATTCAGGCCGGGCTCAACTGTGCCATAGTGAATGCGGCAAAGATGAAGCCCTATATCATGGCTACCGATCTCTTATTGGGCCGGGACGCGAGAGCACGCCGCTATACCACCTATTACAGAAAGATGAAAAGTGCGTGAGCACCGTGAAACTGTCATTAATGCCCTGAGTCACAAACCCGTGGCGTTCGTGCCCCGGGGAGAGCTCTTTATCCGAAGCGATTTCCTCGATAGATACTTCGGGGGCGTGAGTGGGGGATTCATAGGACAATTAGAGGCGGCGGCGAGCGGATTGGGACTGTCTCTCGTTGGGATAGACCTAAGCGGGGAGTCATCCCGTTCGTTTTTGTCGCGAAAGGCGTATCAACCCCTTAAGGACTACTTTCTCACGGGCGCAACGAACGGCCCCGTCTCCCGTTTGATCGAAGCGTATGGATTCCGTGACGCAATGTTGAGTCTACGAAAGAAGCCTGATCTCTTCCGGGAAATGGCCGCCCGGTTTCTTAAGGAAGCGAGAGATACGGTGCGAATGGCTGTGAATAATGGTTTTTCCGCCATGGCCATGGCCGATGATATAGCCGGCAATAATGGACTTCTTTTCTCGTCCGGTCATTTCGCTGAGCTCATACTGCCTGTGTATCGTGATTATGCAGCCATCGTGCGTGAGCAGGGACTTTTTCCGTTTATCCATTCTGACGGCGACATGAAGGCGGTCATTCACCTTATCGCCGGTGCGGGCTATGACTGTCTACATCCGGTGGATGCGCAGGCCAGGATGGACCTTGCCGAATTACTCGAAACATTCGGTAAGCACATCTCGTTCATGGGACATATTGACTTGCTTGCCTGGAGTGTAGCGCATATCAGTGACGAGGTTCACCGCGCCGAAGAAGAATTCAAACACGGGGGTCTCATCCTCGGCACCACGGGAAGCATTCCGGCTGACATACCGGAAGAGAAACTGCGCGCCTTTTATCCCTTGTGGGAAGGGTAGGGGTATCTTCATGAACAAGGTCAGGGTTACTTTCGCACCGTCCTTCAAAGAGGTCGCCATAGAGGAGGGGAAGACCATCCTGGAAGCGGCACGTGTTGCCGGCGTCTATATCGA harbors:
- a CDS encoding dihydropteroate synthase, with product METRVVSAKGKEVIISDNLPTVLIGERINPFGKGPIKQGMVTGDMGPIAKMAVEQVRDGADILIISVAAFGVDEGVILPKAAAAVMEVVDVPLCLESRNPAALEATLKLGCGKPIISSVTGEKEHLDALLPLVKKYDTSLEIIASDAAGIPNNAAKRLEILTSIVEQAGQFGIGADRLIADCIAESSAVNSAAALLTVETMHTVKRALSLNLVLGASNVSFGLPERPVINAVFLSLAIQAGLNCAIVNAAKMKPYIMATDLLLGRDARARRYTTYYRKMKSA
- a CDS encoding uroporphyrinogen decarboxylase family protein; amino-acid sequence: MREHRETVINALSHKPVAFVPRGELFIRSDFLDRYFGGVSGGFIGQLEAAASGLGLSLVGIDLSGESSRSFLSRKAYQPLKDYFLTGATNGPVSRLIEAYGFRDAMLSLRKKPDLFREMAARFLKEARDTVRMAVNNGFSAMAMADDIAGNNGLLFSSGHFAELILPVYRDYAAIVREQGLFPFIHSDGDMKAVIHLIAGAGYDCLHPVDAQARMDLAELLETFGKHISFMGHIDLLAWSVAHISDEVHRAEEEFKHGGLILGTTGSIPADIPEEKLRAFYPLWEG
- a CDS encoding tetrahydrofolate dehydrogenase/cyclohydrolase catalytic domain-containing protein, yielding MSARIISGTEIASQIREEIRTETMRLREERGITPGLVTIIVGKNPASVSYVTGKQKTAKELGFYSVQEDVPEEASEATLLELIAGYNGDPKIHGILVQLPLPRHINETRVLYAIDPDKDVDGFHPVNVGRLMIGDAKFYPCTPYGIQQMLIRSGVTIDGAEVVVVGRSNLVGKPISMMLVQKASGANATVTMCHTGTRDIAAHTRRADILIVAAGRPKAITADMVKQGAVVIDVGVNRIGMTPEGKAKLCGDVDFEAVKEKASVITPVPGGVGPMTITMLMQNTLRAAKS
- a CDS encoding formate--tetrahydrofolate ligase, giving the protein MSYDATKMADWQISEAAESQMKSIWQLQEEIGLTKDEIIPHGRIGRVNFAAIMERLNNKPDGKYIEVTAITPTPLGEGKTTTSMGLIEGLGKRGKSVGGAIRQPSGGPTMNVKGSAAGGGNAQAIPLTEFSLGLTGDINNIINAHNLAMVALTSRMQHERNYNDKELAMRKLHRIGIDAGNVQMGWVMDFCAQALRSIVIGLGGRMNGFTMESRFDIAVSSELMAILSIAKDLKDLRQRIGKITVAYDYKGRPVTTEDLEVAGAMTAFMRESINPTLLQTIEGQPVLVHAGPFANIAIGQSSIIADRVGLKLFDYHVTESGFAADIGFEKFWNVKCRISGLTPNVSVITATIRALKMHGGGPRVAPGIPLAPEYTQENLALLEKGVANLIHHIRTVKLSGMTPVVCINSFSTDTKEEIALVRRFAEAEGARVAVSEHWLKGGDGALELADAVIDACEEKTDFKFLYPLEMPLKERVDLIAQKVYGAGSVLWIPDAEVKLNRLQADPDKRDYFTMMVKTHLSLSHDPELKGVPKDWRLPVRDILVFTGAKFLCPVTGAISLMPGTGSDPAFRRIDVNTETGKVTGLF